One genomic window of Silurus meridionalis isolate SWU-2019-XX chromosome 22, ASM1480568v1, whole genome shotgun sequence includes the following:
- the smurf1 gene encoding E3 ubiquitin-protein ligase SMURF1 isoform X1: protein MSNPGTRRNGSSIKIRLTVLCAKNLAKKDFFRLPDPFAKVVVDGSGQCHSTDTVKSTLDPKWNQHYDLYIGKTDSITISVWNHKKIHKKQGAGFLGCVRLLSNAISRLKDTGYQRLDLCKLNASDSDAVRGQIVVSLQTRDRIGSGGPVVDCRGLLENEGPVFEDSGPGRPLSCFMEEPLPYSDPTGAAGGGNCHVLESPNQEQRLQTQRIRNQDSRSHAHTPQNRPHGHQSPDLPEGYEQRTTVQGQVYFLHTQTGVSTWHDPRIPRDLNSVSCEELGPLPPGWEIRSTVSGRIYFVDHNNRTTQFTDPRLHHIMSQQSQVKESSQALPVQMDVPVEEGEGELPVRYERDLVQKLKVLRHELSLQQPQAGHCRIEVSREEIFEESYRQIMKMRPKDLKKRLMVKFRGEEGLDYGGVAREWLYLLCHEMLNPYYGLFQYSTDNIYTLQINPDSSINPDHLSYFHFVGRIMGLAVFHGHYINGGFTLPFYKQLLGKPIQLSDLETVDPELHKSLVWILENDITSVLDHTFCVEHNAFGKFLQHELKPNGRNVSVTEENKREYVRLYVNWRFMRGIEAQFLALQKGYNELIPQHLLKPFDHKELELIIGGLGKIDLNDWKANTRLKHCVADSNIVKWFWQAVESFDEERRGRLLQFVTGSTRVPLQGFKALQGSTGSAGPRLFTIHLIDANTDNLPKAHTCFNRIDIPPYESYEKLYEKLLTAVEETCGFAVE, encoded by the exons tatTATGTGCCAAGAATTTAGCAAAGAAAGACTTCTTCC GTTTGCCCGATCCTTTTGCCAAAGTTGTAGTCGATGGCTCAGGACAGTGTCACTCTACAGACACGGTTAAGAGCACACTGGACCCTAAATGGAACCAGCATTATGACCT atatatCGGGAAAACGGACTCGATCACTATCAGCGTATGGAACCATAAGAAGATCCACAAGAAGCAGGGTGCTGGATTTCTGGGTTGTGTGAGGCTCCTGTCCAACGCCATTAGCAGACTCAAAGATACAGGCT ACCAGCGTTTGGATTTATGCAAGCTGAACGCCTCTGACAGTGACGCTGTGCGGGGTCAAATAGTCG TAAGCCTTCAGACTCGTGACAGGATTGGCAGTGGCGGGCCTGTGGTAGACTGTCGAGGACTGTTAGAAAATGAAGG GCCGGTCTTTGAGGACTCCGGACCAGGACGGCCTCTCAGCTGTTTCATGGAGGAGCCTCTGCCCTACTCTGACCCTACAGGGGCTGCTGGTGGGGGCAATTGTCACGTACTGGAGTCACCTAATCAAGAGCAGAGGCTTCAAACACAGAGAATTCGAAACCAGGATTCGAGAAGTCACGCACACACCCCACAGAACCGGCCACATGGGCACCAGTCACCAGACCTCCCAGAAGGCTATG AGCAGCGGACCACTGTACAGGGACAGGTTTAttttctacacacacagactggtGTGAGCACTTGGCACGATCCCAGGATACCACG GGATCTGAACAGTGTGAGCTGTGAGGAGCTGGGCCCTCTGCCGCCCGGATGGGAGATCCGGAGCACTGTGTCAGGAAGGATCTATTTTGTTGACCACAATAACAGAACCACACAATTCACAGATCCCAGATTACACCACATCATGAG ccaACAGTCGCAGGTGAAGGAGTCGAGCCAGGCTCTGCCAGTGCAGATGGATGTTCCTGTGGAGGAGGGGGAGGGAGAGCTGCCTGTGCGTTATGAGAGAGATCTTGTCCAAAAGCTCAAGGTGTTGCGCCACGAGCTCTCGCTACAGCAACCTCAGGCCGGACACTGCCGCATAGAGGTGTCTCGTGAAGAAATCTTTGAG GAGTCTTACCGTCAGATCATGAAGATGAGGCCGAAGGACCTAAAGAAGAGACTAATGGTTAAATTCCGTGGAGAAGAGGGCTTAGATTACGGAGGAGTGGCAAG GGAATGGTTGTACCTCCTATGTCACGAGATGCTTAATCCATACTACGGCCTGTTCCAGTATTCTACAGATAACATCTACACGCTGCAGATCAACCCTGATTCCTCCATCAACCCT GACCACTTATCATACTTCCACTTTGTCGGGAGGATCATGGGCCTCGCCGTATTTCATGGGCATTACATAAACGGAGGCTTCACACTGCCCTTTTACAAGCAGCTCCTGGGGAAACCTATCCAGCTTTCTGACCTGGAGACTGTGGACCCCGAGCTCCATAAGAGCCTTGTCTGGATTCT AGAAAATGACATTACATCTGTTCTGGATCATACATTCTGCGTAGAACACAACGCTTTCGGCAAATTCCTCCAGCATGAGCTCAAGCCCAACGGCAGAAACGTCTCGGTGACGGAGGAGAATAAAAGAGAATATGTGAG gcTCTATGTGAACTGGAGGTTCATGCGAGGCATCGAGGCCCAGTTCCTCGCACTGCAGAAGGGCTATAATGAgctcatccctcagcacctgctCAAGCCTTTTGACCACAAGGAACTCGAG ctaatCATCGGGGGACTTGGGAAGATCGATTTGAACGACTGGAAGGCCAACACGCGGCTAAAGCATTGTGTAGCTGACAGTAACATAGTGAAGTGGTTCTGGCAGGCGGTGGAGTCGTTCGATGAGGAGAGGAGGGGCAGGTTGCTCCAGTTCGTCACCGGCTCCACTCGCGTCCCTCTCCAAGGTTTTAAAGCACTGCAAG GTTCTACAGGTTCTGCAGGACCAAGGCTCTTTACTATCCATTTGATCGACGCCAATACAGATAATTTGCCCAAAGCCCACACGTG CTTCAACCGCATCGACATCCCGCCCTACGAGTCATACGAGAAGCTCTATGAGAAGCTCCTGACTGCTGTAGAGGAGACGTGTGGCTTTGCTGTCGAGTGA
- the smurf1 gene encoding E3 ubiquitin-protein ligase SMURF1 isoform X2 → MSNPGTRRNGSSIKIRLTVLCAKNLAKKDFFRLPDPFAKVVVDGSGQCHSTDTVKSTLDPKWNQHYDLYIGKTDSITISVWNHKKIHKKQGAGFLGCVRLLSNAISRLKDTGYQRLDLCKLNASDSDAVRGQIVVSLQTRDRIGSGGPVVDCRGLLENEGPVFEDSGPGRPLSCFMEEPLPYSDPTGAAGGGNCHVLESPNQEQRLQTQRIRNQDSRSHAHTPQNRPHGHQSPDLPEGYEQRTTVQGQVYFLHTQTGVSTWHDPRIPRDLNSVSCEELGPLPPGWEIRSTVSGRIYFVDHNNRTTQFTDPRLHHIMSQQSQVKESSQALPVQMDVPVEEGEGELPVRYERDLVQKLKVLRHELSLQQPQAGHCRIEVSREEIFEESYRQIMKMRPKDLKKRLMVKFRGEEGLDYGGVAREWLYLLCHEMLNPYYGLFQYSTDNIYTLQINPDSSINPDHLSYFHFVGRIMGLAVFHGHYINGGFTLPFYKQLLGKPIQLSDLETVDPELHKSLVWILENDITSVLDHTFCVEHNAFGKFLQHELKPNGRNVSVTEENKREYVRLYVNWRFMRGIEAQFLALQKGYNELIPQHLLKPFDHKELELIIGGLGKIDLNDWKANTRLKHCVADSNIVKWFWQAVESFDEERRGRLLQFVTGSTRVPLQGFKALQGSAGPRLFTIHLIDANTDNLPKAHTCFNRIDIPPYESYEKLYEKLLTAVEETCGFAVE, encoded by the exons tatTATGTGCCAAGAATTTAGCAAAGAAAGACTTCTTCC GTTTGCCCGATCCTTTTGCCAAAGTTGTAGTCGATGGCTCAGGACAGTGTCACTCTACAGACACGGTTAAGAGCACACTGGACCCTAAATGGAACCAGCATTATGACCT atatatCGGGAAAACGGACTCGATCACTATCAGCGTATGGAACCATAAGAAGATCCACAAGAAGCAGGGTGCTGGATTTCTGGGTTGTGTGAGGCTCCTGTCCAACGCCATTAGCAGACTCAAAGATACAGGCT ACCAGCGTTTGGATTTATGCAAGCTGAACGCCTCTGACAGTGACGCTGTGCGGGGTCAAATAGTCG TAAGCCTTCAGACTCGTGACAGGATTGGCAGTGGCGGGCCTGTGGTAGACTGTCGAGGACTGTTAGAAAATGAAGG GCCGGTCTTTGAGGACTCCGGACCAGGACGGCCTCTCAGCTGTTTCATGGAGGAGCCTCTGCCCTACTCTGACCCTACAGGGGCTGCTGGTGGGGGCAATTGTCACGTACTGGAGTCACCTAATCAAGAGCAGAGGCTTCAAACACAGAGAATTCGAAACCAGGATTCGAGAAGTCACGCACACACCCCACAGAACCGGCCACATGGGCACCAGTCACCAGACCTCCCAGAAGGCTATG AGCAGCGGACCACTGTACAGGGACAGGTTTAttttctacacacacagactggtGTGAGCACTTGGCACGATCCCAGGATACCACG GGATCTGAACAGTGTGAGCTGTGAGGAGCTGGGCCCTCTGCCGCCCGGATGGGAGATCCGGAGCACTGTGTCAGGAAGGATCTATTTTGTTGACCACAATAACAGAACCACACAATTCACAGATCCCAGATTACACCACATCATGAG ccaACAGTCGCAGGTGAAGGAGTCGAGCCAGGCTCTGCCAGTGCAGATGGATGTTCCTGTGGAGGAGGGGGAGGGAGAGCTGCCTGTGCGTTATGAGAGAGATCTTGTCCAAAAGCTCAAGGTGTTGCGCCACGAGCTCTCGCTACAGCAACCTCAGGCCGGACACTGCCGCATAGAGGTGTCTCGTGAAGAAATCTTTGAG GAGTCTTACCGTCAGATCATGAAGATGAGGCCGAAGGACCTAAAGAAGAGACTAATGGTTAAATTCCGTGGAGAAGAGGGCTTAGATTACGGAGGAGTGGCAAG GGAATGGTTGTACCTCCTATGTCACGAGATGCTTAATCCATACTACGGCCTGTTCCAGTATTCTACAGATAACATCTACACGCTGCAGATCAACCCTGATTCCTCCATCAACCCT GACCACTTATCATACTTCCACTTTGTCGGGAGGATCATGGGCCTCGCCGTATTTCATGGGCATTACATAAACGGAGGCTTCACACTGCCCTTTTACAAGCAGCTCCTGGGGAAACCTATCCAGCTTTCTGACCTGGAGACTGTGGACCCCGAGCTCCATAAGAGCCTTGTCTGGATTCT AGAAAATGACATTACATCTGTTCTGGATCATACATTCTGCGTAGAACACAACGCTTTCGGCAAATTCCTCCAGCATGAGCTCAAGCCCAACGGCAGAAACGTCTCGGTGACGGAGGAGAATAAAAGAGAATATGTGAG gcTCTATGTGAACTGGAGGTTCATGCGAGGCATCGAGGCCCAGTTCCTCGCACTGCAGAAGGGCTATAATGAgctcatccctcagcacctgctCAAGCCTTTTGACCACAAGGAACTCGAG ctaatCATCGGGGGACTTGGGAAGATCGATTTGAACGACTGGAAGGCCAACACGCGGCTAAAGCATTGTGTAGCTGACAGTAACATAGTGAAGTGGTTCTGGCAGGCGGTGGAGTCGTTCGATGAGGAGAGGAGGGGCAGGTTGCTCCAGTTCGTCACCGGCTCCACTCGCGTCCCTCTCCAAGGTTTTAAAGCACTGCAAG GTTCTGCAGGACCAAGGCTCTTTACTATCCATTTGATCGACGCCAATACAGATAATTTGCCCAAAGCCCACACGTG CTTCAACCGCATCGACATCCCGCCCTACGAGTCATACGAGAAGCTCTATGAGAAGCTCCTGACTGCTGTAGAGGAGACGTGTGGCTTTGCTGTCGAGTGA